The DNA window GACGACGGGGTTGTTGACCCAGTCCCGGGCTGAATGCCATCTTCCACTCCGAGGCGCTCAGCTCGAAGCCCACGCACAGCACCGGCTCGGCAGCAGCGCTCACCACTTTCGGGGTCGTCGCGGTTCTCATCGGCTCCTCCTAGTTGAGTGATGACCTCCAGGAGAGCTTAACCGCGGCGGCCCCGTCCTACATAGCATCTCACGCGGTCGTGCCGTTCGCCGTTGAGCCTCGCGGGGTTTGCGAGGCTTCCTGCCGTGGTTGCCGCGGCTTCAGCCGCCAGGCAGAACGAAGCCGGCCGCCCCCCACTTGGGGAGCGGCCGGCGGCGCGGTCGCGCGAAACTGAGCAGACCGGCTTACTGCGCGGGGGCCGGAGCCGCCGCCGTGGCCGGGCCCACCTCGGGGCGCGGCACCAGGCCCACCACCTCCACGCCAGCCGCGCGGCTGGCGTCCACCGCGCGCACCACCTGGCCGTAGGTGAGGTTCTCCTCGCCCTTCACGAAGATCACCTTGCGCGGCCGGCCCGTGTAGATCTCGCGCAGCTTGGCCTCGAGCTGCGCCCCGTCCACCGGGATGCGGTTGATGAAGTACGCCGGGCCGGGCTTGACCTCCAGCACGATCTGGTCCTGGTCGGGCTCCTTCTGCGCCACCTCGTCCTTGTCCTTCGGCGGCGGCACCTGCATGCTGATCCCGCGCTGCAGGCCCTGCTGCACCACCATGAAGATGATGAGCAGCACCAGCAGCACGTCGATCATCGGCGTCATGTTGATCTCGTTCATGGCGCCGCCCTTCTTCCCGCCGGTTCCCATTGCCATGGCGGCCTCCTCAGTGCTTCCCGCCGCGGGCGGCGCGCGGCATCTCGGTGATGGCGCCGATGCGGCGCACCCCGGCGTTGCGGGCCGCGTCGATGGCGGTGAGCACCCGGTCGTACCCCGCCTGCTCGTCGGCCTTCAGGTAGAGGACGTGGTCCTCGGGCCGGCTCCGGTACTGCTCCTTGAGCTTCTCGGTGAGCTGCGCGTCGGGCACCGGGAATACCTGCTTCCCCTCGATGTAGTACTTCCCCGCCCGGTCGATCCCCAGGGTGACGCGCTTCTCCTTCTCGGGAGCCGACGTCTTGGCCTTGGGGAGGATCGCCGTGTAGCCGGCCAGCGCCGGGGTGACCACCATGAAGATGATCAGCAGCACCAGCATCACGTCGATCATCGGCGTGACGTTGATGTCGGCGTTCACGTCCGACTC is part of the Longimicrobium sp. genome and encodes:
- a CDS encoding biopolymer transporter ExbD, which encodes MAGGASLGGAGAFGGSPLPTVAGFESDVNADINVTPMIDVMLVLLIIFMVVTPALAGYTAILPKAKTSAPEKEKRVTLGIDRAGKYYIEGKQVFPVPDAQLTEKLKEQYRSRPEDHVLYLKADEQAGYDRVLTAIDAARNAGVRRIGAITEMPRAARGGKH
- a CDS encoding biopolymer transporter ExbD, whose protein sequence is MAMGTGGKKGGAMNEINMTPMIDVLLVLLIIFMVVQQGLQRGISMQVPPPKDKDEVAQKEPDQDQIVLEVKPGPAYFINRIPVDGAQLEAKLREIYTGRPRKVIFVKGEENLTYGQVVRAVDASRAAGVEVVGLVPRPEVGPATAAAPAPAQ